The following nucleotide sequence is from Parus major isolate Abel chromosome 4, Parus_major1.1, whole genome shotgun sequence.
TTCTTTTATGCAGCAGAATTAACAGGCAGTGGATTCAGACCCTCAGCATCACATTTTCATTGATATTTGCAGCAAGCATTGTCCTTCCTTGTTCCCTTGTTCTAACTGGTCTGTCTGTTGTATAAATGTGCAATATAAGAGCAATGAAAACAGTGGCAAACTATGAGAATTCAATAAAACTGTCTCCATTGTGATTTGAGTAGGATGATGAGCTAGAGTGAAGGTACAACTAACTAACTCCAGCATGATGCCCACTTGGGATGgattcctgcctttccctcacTCCACTGCCTCTTACTCCTGTCCTTGCCTGTTCCTTAGCCTTCCAGAAAACTTGGGGGAAAAAGGTGTGGTCTTACGTTTATTCTGCAAGGTTAGTGAGTGGAACTGGCTTATGGAGGTGGAGATTGGAAGGACTAGGGTGGAGGTTGAAATACACGGCTAAAACCAGGATTTGCACAGCCAGGATAGGAGAggtagaaagaagaaaaatgacaatggagtcaggaaggggaaaaaaagccttgcCTGTTTAGTGAAGGGAATATATTTGATTAGTTAACTGGATCTGTGGTCCCTGTGTTTAACCttaattatttctgcttccaCTCTCTCATCCTTTAGTCAGGCTCTTCTAATTAATAAGGCCTTCACAGTAGGGAATGTGCATAATTGTGCAGAGTGGATTCTGAGATACTGGGGAACACTGATGCAGTAATAGTAAGTCTAGGAGGTCCAGCTCAAATATTGGTAACTGTTGGATTGTTTCCTTTATTGAAATGATTGTGGCTCTTTTTAGAGTGCGTCATAGCAGTGATGTCCTCTCTTGTTTGAAGAAAATAGGACATTCAGTTTTTCTAGGTAACCTGCACTTTGCAAAATGAGCAGAACCAACAGGTAGAGAACTTCCTGGCTTGTGAAGCAGAAGCTGGgtgaaaaacagaagtgaattGGAGCAAAGGTTGTTCCAAAAATTTGGAGCATGTTGAGAACCAAGGCACAGGTACAGGGAGAAGTGTGTTTATGAGTGGTGTTTATGAGGTTGCAATCTTCAAACCACCTCACCTTAGATTTAGGCTAATCAGATTTTTTAAGTCTAGTTCTTTGACAtccttttgaaaattaaatattaatgacCTGCTACAACAGCTGGTGTCATGGTACAGACTGGCTCTGGGCTCTGTGCCTTTGGGCTTAAGCCTTCTAATAAATCTCACAAGTATTTGCTTGCTTGTTGCTGCACACAGTGGACGAGGCAAAATGTAAGTAGTGGCACTCCATAGAGGGAGTGACTAAAACTGTGCCTTTAGATATACCAAATTAAGTTCACTTTGTGAagtttcattttggaaaagtCCTTTGGTGTTCTTCCTGGTGCAGAGTTAGCAGGGAATGAACTGGGGCAGCTGAGGCAACATTTGGCTTGAAGGGTAAGAGCTGCCAACAGCTGAGTGCCTCAGGGAAACACAGCCTAGTCAGTTCTGCCTTGGCATGGGGACAACCTCCAGCTAGAACTGAAGTTACTTCCCTCAGCAAATAGGTGTTGCTGAAGAatacaattaaaacaaacaaaaaaaagccatccCTCTTTGTGTAGGACATCATAATTACAAataagagatttatttttatggaagaaTTATTCAAGGatcatgaaacagaaaataagccATTGAGATTGTTGGAAAAGCAACAATTGAGAATGTTGGAAAGCGTTACACTGGAAACATTGATATAAATGTAGCAAATtgtgaaaaacatgaaattagGTAAAGTGCTCCATTTTCAGTCATATCAGTAGGACCATTAGCAGCAATTaggaaacagcagaatttaGGGTATTaaaactgaagaggaaataaatacatttagtatttttttctgaaatacaaactATTTGGAAAGCCCTCAGTGTCCTCCATCGCAAGGAGTTGTGCATGTATTAAGAAAGAGAGGCAGGGCTTGTGTGCTGTAATTGAAATTTAACACTGGCAATGAGGAAAGTCAGCAAAGTATCTGCAGCACAGATAGGCACTGTTTGCATGCATGGCTTATGCAGTGGTCCTCTCCTTTTAGTAACCCTTCCAGCATTTATGTGCCAGGATCTCCTGGAACTGGTGTGCAACTCTTCATCACCACTGACAAATAGTACCAGCACTGCTTTGACTGGATCAGGCAGTAATTCCCAAGACTCTCAAAACAACTCAAATCCATGGGAATGCAAGCTGGGTTACCCCTGGGAACCTAATTTTGAGACACCTTCAGATTTAATTAAATCAATAAGTGTGTCTGAAATAATATATACTTTACTTGTGTATTTTATAGACTGGTGGGATTCGATCTATAAactttaggggaaaaaatttaaaatcttactctatataaatatttataaaagttTCTTTATTCATAGAAAATTagattctttattttccttgaatttaTAGTGGGTGCCCTGCATAGACATCGTGTCTCAACACATAGAGATGTCGACTCTTAGCAGAGCATTGCTGACATTAGCAAAGCTATTTCAATTTACATCAGCTGGGAATATGGTCCATAGGACCTAAGTTACACTAGAAGATGATAATGATTTCTTTCTCAAGCATTGTTTAGAGAATTCAGCCATTAAAACATGGGAAGTAATTAACATCTCAATATTACatattgaaatttaaaatattgtaaaaatagCATGTTAAGCgtatatttttaaacttaataGGATTGGCATTTGCTTTATGGCAGTTAAGCAAATCAGATTCTGCACAATATGGATAAATCTACAGTTTTCACCAAGTTTGTGTACCTACGTCACGCCTGCCATTGGCACCAAGGTATTTTTGTATCCTCCATTCCGTCACATCTAGATTTCAAGCCACATGGCACAGTTCTCATGTATCTGAAAAGGTATTTCAAACCTACTGAAGCTAATAGGAATTCAGCCAGTTTATGAAAGGCATGACTAGGCTTCAAACATCCTAGGACTCAGACTATTGCACCCTTCATCTCATAAGCAAGATGGACACAAATTCAAACCAAATGAAGAAACTGTCCCTCTTCATGTTCTTATTCTTTTACTTGGCACTGAGCGTTTTTTGgaataaatcccattttcttgTCGGCAGGCAGCTCCATTCATGTGGCCAATGCTTTCACTTGCACCTTCTGGCTGAGAACTCTCTTCAGTTGTCTGAAACAAAAGGGAGATGTCAGTGGAGTCGTGTGTGTCTCTTCCACCAGGCAGCCACTGGACCTGCTTCCCATTAGGTagctctgcctgcctctctATTATTGCCACAACTTAGTTCTGAAAGAAATTGAACTGATTGTGTTAAAATGTCTGTAAGAGTAGGTTTGCACTCTGAACCTAGTAAAATCAAGATATATAGCAAATTACTCATCAGGCCTCTGTTTAGCTTCTACATCCCTAGGCAGCTGAGCTATTGTGTTCCCACCCCCATTTTAGCTTGGAAAACCCACCAAGGAACAGTTCAGCAAGCATTCCTGTAGAGAGAGTGACATGTTTTTAAGGGTGTGAGAAATCGTATGTGCTTCATCCAAAGCTGGGCCTGCAACCTAAGAAGTCCTAATTTGGATGTGTATCAGCCATTCATACTCAAAGAGCTATGGTGGAAACAAAATCCTTGGAGCTCTCTGAAAACTTGGACATCTTCCAGGCTGCAGGCTTGCTTAGAAAGCCAAATATCTTTCAGTAGCATGTAATACCAAGGACCAATAGTTGCTGACTGCTGTGCTCATGGCTTTGTGCAGCCCAAAGTCTGGTTGGTCTTGTTTGCACACAAGCAGATAAGGCAAGGGGCCTGTCTGTAACAAGTTGGTCTGGATTACTCAGCTCTTTTTAGATTTACCCCAGTGAGACAGGGTAAATCCTCTCAGGTTTCTAGTAGCAAGTTACTCTCTGAGCTCAGTTTCAAGGCACAGAGCCACTCACACGACCAAAAATGAAGGCATGCTCTACCAAAGAAATTTATACTTGCTTTGCCAAATACCTATCtgaaaaagagtttaaaaaaaattaaaacatactTTTCTTTTACACTGTACATTTGTAGATACATTATTTTCTGCCTTCATTCCAGTGGCCTCTTCCagttctgaaaaagaaagtaataaaataattaaattaaaatgacagGGGGCAAGTAAGCATACCATCAATTTAGTAGCTggcagaagtaaaaaaaacccagctattCCTCTGGGCATTTATCACAGAACAATAATTGAAGAGTGATGAATACTtcctaaaacattttttgaGGCAACGTAATTAATCTGTCAGGACTGTCTAGCTTGAGGgtatttagaaaaaagaataaaattagcAACTTGACTGAAGCACAGGGTATCAGAGAGACCTTTCAGAGTGGAATTCTGCCTTTGTCCAGTAGGTTCATGGAAGTCTGACTTTAGTTGTTATATTCTCAGCAGATGGGAGCATTTAATGTATAACAGGTTCCAAGAGCCCTCATGCTAACAGTATAACTGATGTTATTTTCCCCTGGGTTGGTtctcaagtaaaaaaaaaaaaaaaaaaaaaaaaaaaatagagccTGAAAACCTTCAGGCTAAATTTGAGTGAGACAATCACATTCCAGTACActagttaaaaaacaaacaaaaagaaaaaaggaaaaggtagaGCACATTATGGAAAGTTACACAGTGTATCTGCAGCGTCTTTCAGGCCTGTGCTGAATTAATATATTCACTCCTTAACAAACAGCATATGTGACCAGAAATGAGTAATAACATTGAGTCTGTAAGAGAAAGGCCTGAGAGTGGGATTTTGCCTAAAAGTTTGGATAAAGTACATATGGggctttgtatttttttataataattggCATTACGAGCAGCAGTTTGATGAATGGCAAGAAATGCAGTTGATGACTTTCCCTTGCAAGTAATGGCCTAGGTTACGATGGTGTTTCACTGGGAAATGAACAGAGTATTCCTTTGATCCCTAAAGCACACATACCTGTAAGAAGTGCATCAAGTATCTCCACTGTGTGTTTTGCATCTTCCATTGTGAAGCACATTGGcggtttaaattttaaaatatttctgtagggTCCATCAGCGCTAAGAAGGATTTGACGCTCTTTGAGTCTGTGGAAAGAGGAAACACCTGTGTTAGACACAGGTATAAAACTGTGTTGTGTCCTGTCACTTCCTTCAAGCTGAGACAGatttgaaagttttctttttttagtacTATGTCACCAAGAACtacacaaatggaaaataaaattaatgctgATAAATATTAGGAGTGTTTGATCACTGTGCAGAATCTTTAAGAACTACTTACTTGTAAATAAGATGAAGGGCTTCTGTCGTGGCTGGTGTTCGCTTTTGCTTATCTTTCACCAGATCCACTCCAACAAACAATCCAACACCCCTGGAGTAGAAAAGAAAAGTACAGACAAGTGAAATCCAGTGTCAGGAACCCAAACCTTCGGCTGCAAATGCAATATCTGTTTCTAACAACTGTAGTTCCCTTCCCTGGAGTGCAAATGGGGGAAGCAGCATGAGAGGGGAGACTTTGTCTTTGGTCACCTTTTGGCAATTACACACAATCAAATTGGAGAACAGATATTTCTGGATAAATAAATTTACCTGGCTCCTTAGAGTTACATGGCCAGATAAGAatgacagaataattttctttcatgtttatATGGAAAATTGCAAgcctgggagagaaaaaaagttaaaaaaggaagTATAAAAACCCTGCAACCCAACTCCTTCCCCATCAAAAAACCTGAAGGCAATTATCAATAGAAGTAACATGAGATGAGGAAAATCCAGAGTAACATCTCCCAAGGAAATGCACCAGAGATTTGAACAATGTCTGCATGATTACAACAGTGCGCTGACAACTTGGTTATCGCATGTGGATGGCTCTTTTTCCTACTTTCCCAGAACTTTTCTACTGGCTATGCTTGTAACTAATTAAGCAGATGGATGgacaactttttttaaaaaaatattgccttACAATACCAGTTTTGGGTAGTCCATTTTAAAGGAGAGGTGTAGCAAAATCATGACACGTTTCTGTGTTCCATTCACACCaggtttgttgctttttctaGCGCAGTTACTTTCTTCTCTGACATTGCTGCAATGCACCCACCTGATATCTCCCACTAAGGGATGTTTCTCCTTTTGCTCAGCCAGCAACTCCAGGAGATAATTTCCTACACGTGTGGCATTGCCCTGGAGATCTTCTTTCTCTATTACATCCAGCACAGCCAAACCAATGGCACAAGACACTGGATTACCTCcaaactgaaagcaaagatgaaagaaaacatgtCATCAAAATCAAAACCTATCAGAACAAAACATTCATCTGTGGCTATCCATGCTGTTTTCactttccctctcctgcttGGTGTGTCACGAGGAAAGCTTGAAAAGGTGGGGATTTTGTGCCATTCAGGCTGTGGAACACCATCCCTTACATTTGGGCAAGGGAAGGgctccctcttcctctgcttcaggTTGCAGTAGTTTAAAGATTTCCAGACTGAAGAATTCAGCTGATTGCAGGTGCAGGCAAAATGctcctgggaagagcagggggTGATAGATTTGATATATTTTGAGCCAGAGAGTATAAACTCCATTTAAAATGGGGGAATTCATGGTAGCTGGGAAGAAGGCTGAGTCACAGGAGCAGAAAGGAGGGCTCAGTAAACGGAAGACTGAGCCTCTGTGGCATGCATGCAGGTGAAATGATTCCTGGTAAAGGTCACTGTTTTGTTAGGTGTCAGTTGCAAAGCAAGGTCTGCCAGGTCATGAGTTCCACCAGCACAGAGCCTATcccagaaaatggaattttacaTGATCAACATTTCAGcatggggagagggaaagagacATAAGGAAGAATTTATCTGTATGGATGTCAGCTGAGATGCATGACCTGCCAGAGAGCTTGTGCTGGTCCATATGGTGATGTAACACTTGGTACAGAGTGTATTTCAAAGACTCTCCACTTGCTTTTAGATACTAGACTGTGGTTGACTCAAGCTCTTAGTAATGTGATGCAGTGATAGCTGCAGATGTTATCTGGACCACCTAGAAAATTTCTAACTGCTAAATGCAGatcaaaattcttaaaaaaaaaaaagccagagtTTAACCTATGAACTTACTGTATTGAAATACTCCAGTCCAGAAGCACCAAAACCTTCAGCAATTTCCCTTGTTGTGACCACACAAGACATAGGGTGTCCATTGCCAATGGGCTTTCCCATGGTGACAATGTCAGGCACAAAGTCTTCACCTTGCAGCTGGAATGCCCAAAAATGCTTCCCAACTCTGCCAAAGCCAACCTGGACCTCATCAGCTATGAACACTCCACCCGCTGCACGCACATacctgaaaacaaacacaatacCTTGAAAGTCTAGTGCTGCAGAACACGGGTAGGCAATCAAGGACAAGGCAGTCTGCATCACAGAAATTCTGCAGTGTGAGACcaagttaagaaaaaaagaaagaatacagTTATTGCTATTTTATAGCTATGAAATTGTTAGTATGCTacatgttaagaaaaaaaaattgacattttaatGTCAAATAGTAATGGTGCTGTAGGATTATAACTGGTTTAACTTCATCTTCCATCATACTTATGGCTGAGGATTAAAGATAGGAAAAGAATGTCAAGTATCTAGCCAAAAAATTAGCTGACATTCCACAAGAAAATTGAACTGAAATCATACACTTCATTAAGTAGAAATGAACCACAGATAGCCAAGAACAGGAGAGGTTAATAGCTGAATTGATTAGATAAGTCTATAGTGAAAAAAGctatttctttgtttaatttccCCATTACGCCCTTGTGAAGTGCTATACGTACTCTGCCACTTTCTGGAAATAGCCCACAGGTGGAATTACTTGGcctccacagctctgcatgGATTCAGCTATGAAGGCAGCAATCTACAAGAGACAAACTCATGTGAGAGCTGTGTTCATCTACTTGGCCTTGGCAGAGACATCTAACAGTctagaaataaatgtttaaatgtggGCCTTAATTTTATCACGCAATGGGCTGGACAACTGAGAGCTCTTGAAAACAGCTATGGCtaaaggatttatttattttgtgactGGAGTGCCCAAATTTGCAGTAGCCAGGGCCACCTTTGCAGCCTGATGGGAATGGAAGGATCTCGATTAAGCCCTTGTGTTGAACTGGGTGACACTTCCCGGTGTCAGTGGATGTTGGATTAGGCTCTTGGGAGCTACATATATTTGTTTACAAATGCCAGTTTACAGGAGACACACAATAGTGAGTACCATCTTCCCTAAGAAGGTAATAAGGCTTGCCAGGTgtatgtgggttttttgtttaatcCTGAACACCAGGTAGAGGTGGGTGGAAGCTGACCTGTAAGATGACCTGTGGCTAGCCTTTGGGCACCCCTGCCTAATGCAAATAACTACACAAATAACATGTCAGCACGAGGCACTTgacaaaagaagggaaaaattctACAGATGAAATAATTCCAGTTGCtaggaatgaaaaagaaagttatttcaAGTCAGGAAGGGTAAGAGCAGCAGATCAGACACACTGGAACATCAAAATTTGTTTCTTGTCAACAGCAGAGGTCTATGCAGCAGAGATACAATATTACCCCAAGGTCTCAGCATAAGTCTGCTATTTAAGGGATTGCATCCCCACACCACTTGTGAACCCCTGCCTGAGCATCAAGGGGTCTCTGTGCTGGTGCAGTCTTCCTGGAAACAAGGCCGAGCAGTAAGGTGTAAAGAACCGTACACTACATTTGAGTACACGGCCAAAGAGCACGAAGCTTCCCATAGCATGTGAGGCTTAGCCTTTAGCACAGCTTGTCCTGCCACAGGTCTATGTCACCAAGACCTAAGAAAtgtgcaaaagaaaggaaacaggggaagaaaaaacaaaactatccGTTAgtagagaataaaaaaagagttGATGAAGAAACTAAAAGAGGGGTGATGTAAGTCCTTTGGACTAGAAGGGAACATGTTCCAGTCTCCGCTGAAGTCTTCTGGGACTTCAGCGGGTTTTGGATCAAGCCCTACAAGTCTCAACACACTAATGCCATCATATAAAAGATTAACAAACATTTTAGGTACACCTGTTTAGAAATTGTCTGTTTTTATCAAGGTCATACTGTGTATGAGTGAAAGTTTCACCTTTTTATACGACTTCAAAGTTATCTTAACCAAACAGGCTCAGAAATGTAGTACCAAGATTTTATCCAATAGATTTTCTCCATGACCTGGGGTTTTTTATATATCCTTGCTAGGATTTGTGATGTAGTTTCTCAGCTGACCTCAAACCTTTCCCTACAATATTAACAATCTTCCGATTCAATGCataaaataggaaatttaaCAGCTTTGATTGTATCTGCTTATATACAACTGTATTATTGATCCTTTCATTGATGCCTAGAAAAATTATCATATGAGAATCAGATAGAAAAATGGCCCATTTTGAACAGAACCCACCATaggaaaatgaagggaaagggA
It contains:
- the ETNPPL gene encoding ethanolamine-phosphate phospho-lyase: MEELYSKAETLALRRKHIGPSCKVFYAKDPLKIVRAQGQYMFDEKGEKYLDCINNVAHVGHSHPYVIKAATKQMELLNTNSRFLHDNLVQYAQRLTATLPEKLSVCYFVNSGSEANDLALRLARQYRGHQDVITLENAYHGHVTSLIDISPYKFNQLGKDSKKEYVHVAPSPDIYRGKYREDHPDPASAYAEEVKKIIEEAQKNGRKIAAFIAESMQSCGGQVIPPVGYFQKVAEYVRAAGGVFIADEVQVGFGRVGKHFWAFQLQGEDFVPDIVTMGKPIGNGHPMSCVVTTREIAEGFGASGLEYFNTFGGNPVSCAIGLAVLDVIEKEDLQGNATRVGNYLLELLAEQKEKHPLVGDIRGVGLFVGVDLVKDKQKRTPATTEALHLIYKLKERQILLSADGPYRNILKFKPPMCFTMEDAKHTVEILDALLTELEEATGMKAENNVSTNVQCKRKTTEESSQPEGASESIGHMNGAACRQENGIYSKKRSVPSKRIRT